The nucleotide window CCTTTAAAAATTATTGAAGCCATAAAGAAATTTCCTGATGCTGAATTCGTAATTGAGCCTTCAGAAATACGGGCATTTACTGACAAAAGTTATTCCGAACTTGGAATTGAGGTTTCTGAAAATATGGACCAATGCGAAGTTCTATTAGGCGTAAAAGAGGTGCCAATTGATTCTTTAATTGAGAATAAATCTTATTTTTTCTTTTCACATACGATTAAAAAGCAGCCCTATAATCGCGATTTGTTAAGGGCTATTTTGAACAAGAATATTACGCTTTATGATCATGAAACCTTGAAGAATGGAAAAGGTTCAAGACTGGTTGCATTTGGGCGCTATGCAGGTATAGTAGGAGCCTACAATGGTTTCCGGGCTTATGGTTTAAAATCAAGAAAATATATTTTGCCAAAAGCAGAAACGTTGGAATCCCAAGAAGACCTTATAAATCATCTTAAAAATATTCAGTTAGGAAACATAAAGATTTTGCTAACTGGTCGTGGCCGAGTGGGGAAGGGCGCAAAAGAGATGCTTGATGGAATGGGGCTCAGACAGGTTGGGGTTGCTGATTATTTAAAGAAAACTTTCGAGGAACCAGTTTATTGCAATATAGATATCTCAGAATATAACAAACGAATGGATGGTATAAGGGGAAGCTATGCTGATTTTTTTGCGAATCCTGAGGAGTATCGATCAGATTTCTTTCGGTTTGCCGAGGTTACTGATTTATACATTGCAGGACATTTTTATGGAGAAGGCGCACCATATCTTTTTACACGGGAAGACGTTAAAAACCCTAACTTCAAAATAACCACGGTGGCTGATATTAGCTGTGATATAGATGGGCCAGTCGCGACTACTATAAGACCTTCGACAATAGCTGAACCAATTTATGGTTATGACCCGATATCAGAAAGTGAAGTGGACTTCAAAAATGAAAATGCTATCGCCGTGATGGCCGTGGATAATTTGCCTTGCGAACTTCCCAAAGATGCTAGTGAAGGATTTGGTGAAATGTTTTTGGAGTATGTTATTCCAGCATTTTTCAATAATGATAAGGATGGTATTCTAGATAGGGCGAAAATTACGGAAAATGGTAAACTGACCCCTCGTTTTGCATATCTACAAGCTTATGTTGATGGGCTGGAGTAATTTATTCTATATTTTTCAAGGCTATGGTTTTAGACTTCACTAAATAGTGTTCAAAAAATCTATAACCTAATAATAAAAACATACTAAAGGAAAATATAAAAAGCCAAGCGCTTTTGTTTGCCAATGGTTGCACGATAATATTTACACTTTCAATAAAGAGAGATTGTGGCTCCTTTATTAGATCCCAAGAGTTAAATCGTAAAAATCGACCTAAATAAACCCCAAAGGAGGATAATGTTAAAAGAGATATCAACCCTATTGGTTTCAGCCAGTTTGGTGTTACACTAATTAACATCTCTCGCATAGAGATAAGACTTGAATAAAACAAGTATAAACCCGTTCCTGCAAAAGTTGTGATGACGAGAATATCTAACGAAGCAATATAGTTTTGGCTAGCTCTCACATGCAATAAATCAGTTATAATATAAGGAGCATTTGGTAAAAATAGTAGCCATATAATTGTCGAGGGGACTAGCATCCATTTGTTCAGTTTATTTGTTGTGATGAATGAACTGATTGCAAATGGTATAAATGCCAAAAACAAATTCCAAACCAAAAAAATAAGGTGAAAGGATTTTGTGATTTTCATTCGAATCATCAGCAAAATAATTGCAGTCATACTAGAAAGTATAACAAGACTGAAAGTTTCAAAATTTTTGAATAAGTAGGTTTTAAAATGGTTCATGTTCAAATGTTTTTAAGTCGATAAAATAAATTACAGTCACTCCCAAGATGTATGCAAATA belongs to Aegicerativicinus sediminis and includes:
- a CDS encoding NAD(P)-dependent oxidoreductase, with protein sequence MKFGIIRERKSPPDRRVVFTPLKIIEAIKKFPDAEFVIEPSEIRAFTDKSYSELGIEVSENMDQCEVLLGVKEVPIDSLIENKSYFFFSHTIKKQPYNRDLLRAILNKNITLYDHETLKNGKGSRLVAFGRYAGIVGAYNGFRAYGLKSRKYILPKAETLESQEDLINHLKNIQLGNIKILLTGRGRVGKGAKEMLDGMGLRQVGVADYLKKTFEEPVYCNIDISEYNKRMDGIRGSYADFFANPEEYRSDFFRFAEVTDLYIAGHFYGEGAPYLFTREDVKNPNFKITTVADISCDIDGPVATTIRPSTIAEPIYGYDPISESEVDFKNENAIAVMAVDNLPCELPKDASEGFGEMFLEYVIPAFFNNDKDGILDRAKITENGKLTPRFAYLQAYVDGLE
- a CDS encoding DUF1361 domain-containing protein; amino-acid sequence: MNHFKTYLFKNFETFSLVILSSMTAIILLMIRMKITKSFHLIFLVWNLFLAFIPFAISSFITTNKLNKWMLVPSTIIWLLFLPNAPYIITDLLHVRASQNYIASLDILVITTFAGTGLYLFYSSLISMREMLISVTPNWLKPIGLISLLTLSSFGVYLGRFLRFNSWDLIKEPQSLFIESVNIIVQPLANKSAWLFIFSFSMFLLLGYRFFEHYLVKSKTIALKNIE